From Domibacillus sp. DTU_2020_1001157_1_SI_ALB_TIR_016, a single genomic window includes:
- a CDS encoding serine/threonine-protein kinase, giving the protein MHMMFSRLIERPLKPGILVGGRFRLAGLLGRGSYGLTYKAKDLQTGRNVVVKQLRNRKRHKPDEINFFWQEAHFLQQLRHPAIPRFVAAFKRDGVPFFVMDSINAPNFEELIFHQNQRYTEKEAFRILLEVLYVVQYFHRQGIVHRDLRIPNILWDGTAVHVIDFGLARILGSNPTSRRRRKKEHPLFRELSVRSDFFALGHFVLFLLYSTFEPSSKKEKSWEEELTLSSPAKCVIRRMLQLDQPYETADELIADVQCIIDSPEKRCL; this is encoded by the coding sequence ATGCATATGATGTTTTCCAGGCTGATTGAACGTCCACTAAAGCCAGGCATTCTCGTTGGCGGCCGATTTCGGCTGGCAGGCCTGCTTGGCAGAGGCAGCTATGGCCTCACGTACAAAGCGAAAGACTTGCAGACCGGCCGGAATGTAGTGGTTAAACAGCTGCGCAACCGTAAACGGCACAAGCCGGACGAAATAAATTTCTTTTGGCAGGAAGCTCATTTTTTGCAGCAGCTTCGTCACCCGGCCATCCCCCGGTTTGTCGCCGCTTTTAAAAGGGATGGCGTGCCGTTTTTTGTGATGGACTCGATAAACGCTCCCAATTTTGAGGAATTAATTTTCCATCAAAATCAACGGTATACCGAAAAAGAAGCATTCCGGATCCTATTAGAGGTCCTTTATGTCGTCCAATACTTTCATCGTCAAGGGATCGTTCATAGGGACTTGCGCATCCCAAATATTTTGTGGGATGGGACAGCTGTGCATGTAATCGACTTTGGCCTCGCACGGATTCTTGGCAGCAACCCCACCTCTAGGCGCAGACGAAAAAAAGAGCACCCGCTTTTTCGGGAGCTGTCTGTTCGAAGCGATTTTTTTGCGCTCGGTCATTTTGTTCTGTTTTTGCTGTATTCTACATTCGAGCCCTCGTCCAAAAAAGAAAAAAGCTGGGAAGAAGAACTGACGCTTTCTTCTCCAGCAAAATGTGTGATTCGTCGTATGCTCCAGCTGGATCAGCCTTATGAGACAGCCGATGAGCTAATAGCGGATGTTCAATGTATCATAGATTCACCGGAAAAGCGCTGCCTTTAA
- a CDS encoding Bcr/CflA family multidrug efflux MFS transporter, with translation MAILLGALGAMGPFTIDMYLPSFPTIADDYGTTASLVQISLTACLIGLALGQLVIGPMSDVRGRKKPLAFFLFLYFAASLFCAFAPSIYLFIAGRVVQGFSAAAGLVVSRAVVRDMYSGRELTKFFALLMLVNNLGPILAPIVGGGVLAFTDWSGVFLVLSAIGIGLMLVVTWKMDETLPVERRQPSNIAQTFKSFGSLVKNREFMGYALAQGFMVGGIFAYVSGTPFVYQNIYGASPQLFSLLFGMNGIGIMIGSQVVGRFSDTISEAKFLRFGLWMSAVSSIVLVIMVLIHGPLYSIVIPIFFFVSSIGIIGTSAFSLAMETQGHIAGSASALLGLLPFALGSLTAPLVGIAGENTAVPMGLTIFGASMLAMIAYFGLARGAKKSPQS, from the coding sequence ATGGCGATTCTTCTTGGAGCGCTTGGAGCGATGGGCCCATTTACGATTGATATGTACCTGCCATCGTTTCCGACGATTGCCGATGACTACGGGACAACTGCGTCGCTTGTACAAATCAGCTTAACGGCTTGTTTGATCGGTCTTGCTTTGGGACAGCTTGTGATCGGGCCGATGAGTGATGTGCGCGGACGGAAAAAACCGCTGGCCTTCTTTTTATTTTTATATTTTGCCGCTTCTCTTTTCTGTGCCTTTGCACCGTCTATTTATTTGTTTATTGCCGGACGTGTTGTTCAAGGATTTTCAGCAGCAGCCGGTCTTGTTGTTTCCCGGGCAGTTGTGCGGGATATGTACAGCGGGCGTGAACTAACGAAATTTTTTGCGCTGCTTATGCTTGTCAACAATCTTGGACCGATTTTAGCGCCAATTGTCGGCGGAGGCGTGCTTGCTTTTACAGACTGGTCCGGTGTGTTTCTTGTCCTTAGCGCGATCGGCATCGGGTTAATGCTTGTCGTAACATGGAAAATGGATGAAACGCTTCCGGTTGAACGGCGCCAGCCAAGCAATATTGCTCAAACGTTTAAAAGCTTCGGTTCCCTTGTGAAAAACCGGGAATTTATGGGCTACGCGCTTGCACAGGGCTTTATGGTCGGCGGGATTTTTGCGTATGTTTCAGGTACACCTTTCGTGTATCAAAATATTTATGGCGCATCTCCCCAGCTGTTCAGCCTGCTGTTTGGTATGAACGGCATTGGCATTATGATCGGCTCACAAGTAGTCGGCCGGTTTTCAGATACCATTTCAGAAGCAAAGTTTTTGCGGTTCGGCTTGTGGATGTCGGCAGTATCAAGCATCGTGCTCGTCATCATGGTATTGATTCATGGACCGCTTTATTCGATCGTCATTCCCATTTTCTTTTTTGTTTCTTCAATTGGCATCATTGGTACATCCGCTTTCTCTCTGGCGATGGAAACGCAGGGGCATATTGCCGGCAGTGCGTCGGCGCTTCTTGGCCTGCTTCCGTTTGCGCTTGGGTCACTGACAGCGCCGCTTGTCGGCATTGCCGGTGAAAACACGGCTGTTCCAATGGGATTGACGATCTTCGGTGCCAGCATGTTAGCAATGATTGCGTATTTCGGGCTCGCCCGGGGTGCCAAAAAAAGTCCACAATCATGA
- a CDS encoding flotillin family protein, translating into MGNVVLIIMILFVLAAIGAALWYFFMKVRYRTAKSNEALVITGPKLGDIEKESNIFTDDEGRSMKIIRGGGYRLRMFQTSTPVNLTSFQLKLTTPRVYTNGGVPIVADAVAMVKVADTLKGIANYAEQFLGKEQAEIEVEITEVLGSNLRAILSKMTVEEINGDREGFNKQVTEIAQKQLDEMGFKITSLGLTDLRDADAKNGYLDNLGRPRIAEVRKQAEIAEANSERETRIHKAKTDQEAREEEYKREIATAEAKKAKDLKDASIKEETERARAKSEQSYELERAKLAKEVKEAELILISREKEEQLRIQQLERERLVTLEAEETKIRRAKADADFYETTKRAEAEARKSEIDGSAKARIIREAGLAEAEVVLKKGEAEAKARQLLAEAIEEHGEVIITEKIIEMLPLLAEKVAQPLNNVDSIKVIQTGSGSGIPTVSKGVTDTMLGIQEPLKELTGIDVAGLLKNFAAKGKRVDAASFSEDKKETE; encoded by the coding sequence ATGGGAAATGTTGTTCTTATAATTATGATTCTTTTTGTATTGGCTGCTATCGGAGCTGCGCTTTGGTACTTTTTTATGAAAGTGCGCTATCGGACGGCTAAATCGAACGAGGCGCTTGTGATTACAGGACCAAAGCTTGGTGATATTGAAAAGGAATCCAATATTTTTACCGATGATGAGGGACGCTCGATGAAAATTATCCGTGGCGGCGGCTATCGGCTGCGCATGTTTCAAACCTCAACACCCGTCAATTTAACGTCTTTTCAATTAAAGCTGACAACACCGCGCGTCTACACAAACGGTGGTGTGCCGATCGTAGCGGATGCTGTGGCAATGGTAAAAGTGGCAGATACATTAAAAGGCATTGCCAACTACGCGGAGCAGTTTTTAGGAAAAGAGCAGGCTGAAATTGAAGTGGAAATTACCGAAGTGCTGGGAAGCAACCTGCGGGCGATTTTGTCGAAAATGACAGTAGAAGAGATAAACGGCGACCGGGAAGGCTTTAATAAACAGGTAACAGAAATTGCGCAAAAGCAGCTTGATGAAATGGGTTTTAAAATTACGTCTCTTGGATTGACGGACCTTCGGGATGCAGATGCGAAAAACGGTTATTTGGATAACCTCGGACGCCCGCGCATTGCCGAAGTACGCAAACAGGCAGAAATTGCCGAAGCAAACAGCGAGCGGGAAACGCGGATTCATAAAGCAAAAACCGATCAGGAAGCACGCGAGGAAGAGTATAAACGTGAAATTGCCACAGCTGAAGCAAAAAAAGCAAAAGACTTAAAAGACGCGTCCATAAAAGAAGAAACCGAACGGGCCCGGGCAAAATCTGAACAATCATATGAGCTTGAACGAGCCAAGCTGGCCAAAGAAGTAAAAGAAGCAGAACTTATCTTGATCAGCCGCGAAAAAGAAGAACAGCTCCGAATTCAGCAGCTGGAGCGGGAACGACTTGTAACACTTGAAGCAGAAGAAACAAAAATCCGCCGTGCAAAAGCAGATGCTGACTTTTATGAAACAACGAAACGGGCTGAAGCAGAAGCACGAAAATCAGAAATTGACGGGTCGGCAAAAGCACGGATCATCCGGGAAGCCGGTCTTGCCGAAGCAGAAGTTGTTTTGAAAAAAGGAGAAGCAGAAGCGAAGGCGCGCCAATTACTGGCTGAAGCCATTGAAGAGCACGGCGAGGTTATTATTACAGAGAAAATTATTGAGATGCTGCCGCTGCTTGCTGAAAAAGTGGCTCAGCCGCTGAATAATGTAGATTCGATTAAAGTGATTCAAACAGGCAGCGGATCAGGCATTCCAACGGTCAGTAAAGGTGTCACAGATACGATGCTCGGTATTCAGGAACCATTAAAAGAACTAACCGGCATTGATGTGGCAGGTCTTTTAAAAAACTTTGCTGCAAAAGGAAAACGGGTCGATGCTGCTTCATTTTCGGAGGATAAAAAAGAAACAGAGTGA
- a CDS encoding aldo/keto reductase, translating into MTKLVQIGKTDLRVNPIGFGANAVGGHNLYPNLDEEAGRDMVRTALDHGVNFLDTAFIYGPKRSEELIGEVLKERGNRSEAVIATKAAHVLTDDGEKFDNSPAFLKNAVDEALGRLQTDYIDLFYIHFPDEQTPKDEAVGALKELKDAGKIRHIGVSNFSLDQLKEANKDGHVDVFQGEYNLLARDAEKELFPYLAEKNISFVPYFPLASGLLTGKYDKNATFDDLRNGLPYFQKGAFEANLEKVDQIRPIAESKGVELAHLVLAWYLTRDAIDVIIPGAKRPEQVLNNLKTLDVQLTQEEISKIDQVFQ; encoded by the coding sequence ATGACAAAGCTTGTGCAGATCGGCAAAACAGACTTGCGTGTAAACCCGATTGGCTTTGGCGCCAATGCGGTAGGAGGCCATAACTTATATCCAAACCTGGATGAAGAAGCCGGCCGTGATATGGTGCGTACAGCGCTTGACCATGGTGTTAACTTTCTTGATACAGCTTTTATTTACGGACCGAAGCGTTCGGAAGAATTGATTGGGGAAGTGTTAAAAGAGCGGGGAAATCGATCAGAAGCTGTGATTGCCACAAAAGCAGCACATGTTCTAACGGATGACGGCGAAAAATTTGACAATTCTCCGGCTTTCTTAAAAAATGCCGTAGACGAAGCATTAGGACGCCTTCAAACGGACTATATTGATTTGTTTTATATCCATTTTCCAGACGAACAAACACCGAAAGATGAAGCGGTTGGAGCGCTAAAGGAATTGAAGGATGCAGGGAAAATCCGCCATATCGGTGTCTCTAATTTCTCTCTCGATCAGTTGAAGGAAGCGAACAAAGACGGTCATGTTGATGTTTTTCAGGGAGAATATAATCTGCTTGCACGCGATGCGGAAAAAGAATTGTTCCCGTACCTTGCTGAGAAAAACATTTCATTTGTGCCGTATTTCCCACTTGCATCCGGGCTTTTAACAGGCAAATACGATAAAAATGCGACATTTGACGATCTTCGCAATGGCCTGCCATACTTCCAAAAAGGAGCGTTTGAAGCGAACCTTGAAAAAGTCGATCAAATTCGCCCGATTGCAGAAAGCAAAGGGGTAGAACTGGCTCATTTAGTGCTGGCATGGTACTTAACACGTGATGCGATTGACGTCATCATTCCAGGTGCAAAACGACCTGAGCAAGTATTAAACAACTTAAAAACATTAGATGTTCAGCTTACACAAGAAGAAATCAGCAAAATTGACCAGGTGTTTCAATAA